In Mixophyes fleayi isolate aMixFle1 chromosome 4, aMixFle1.hap1, whole genome shotgun sequence, the following proteins share a genomic window:
- the UCN3 gene encoding urocortin-3 yields the protein MPHTRLLLLLLILCMARSSVHYNFYKSESIFSCLKEVLEEAKRRSLEDNSILSKRGSDFGLIDNLLSQEEEEEEEEEKKKRTFPAARYRYLSQAQVKGKVYQNKAKSDRRTKFTLSLDVPTNLMNILFDIAKAKNMRAKAAANAHLMAQIGRRK from the coding sequence ATGCCGCACACTAGGCTCCTCCTTCTATTGCTCATACTGTGCATGGCCAGGTCCAGTGTTCACTACAACTTTTACAAATCAGAGTCAATTTTCAGCTGTCTGAAGGAAGTCCTTGAGGAGGCCAAGAGGAGAAGTTTAGAAGACAACTCAATTCTCAGTAAGAGGGGCTCTGATTTTGGACTGATTGATAACCTTTTATCccaagaggaagaggaggaagaagaagaggagaaaaagaaaaggacATTTCCAGCTGCACGTTACAGATATCTGTCACAAGCCCAGGTGAAGGGCAAAGTTTatcaaaacaaggcaaaaagtGACCGTCGGACCAAATTCACCCTTTCATTGGATGTGCCAACTAACCTAATGAACATCCTCTTCGACATTGCAAAGGCAAAAAATATGAGGGCAAAGGCTGCAGCAAATGCCCATCTCATGGCCCAAATTGGAAGGCGAAAGTAA